One window of the Leptospira broomii serovar Hurstbridge str. 5399 genome contains the following:
- a CDS encoding tyrosine-type recombinase/integrase: MLDTEIPKKNKASFEKLVKLIRQRNYKKATEYTYLRYNLDFLLFANKPAEKVVTKDIEKYIEHLKKRKVSSSTIQINISSLKMFFEEVLNMDVFDDFRRPAREYKTPKALTVKEVSALLEASALSPRSHLLVGLAYYEGLRVGEIVRLKWGQFDLNKKSLYVDSPVPTQKRTVILDNDLLKILKRFEKEVGAEKGSHLFPGKFQGKPLTSRNVERLIGDLAKEAGIKTIVTLFTLRHSRAVHQLAEGKTLEEIRDFLGHKSLATTESYLPIRKNLRPQVRQKHIQDALKEIRKKYSK, from the coding sequence ATGTTAGATACAGAAATCCCGAAGAAGAACAAAGCTTCTTTCGAGAAACTCGTAAAATTGATCCGGCAGAGGAACTATAAGAAAGCAACCGAATACACATATTTAAGATACAATTTGGATTTTCTCCTTTTTGCCAATAAGCCGGCGGAGAAAGTCGTCACTAAAGATATTGAAAAGTATATAGAACACTTAAAAAAGAGAAAAGTATCGTCCTCAACGATACAGATTAATATCAGCTCGTTAAAGATGTTCTTTGAAGAAGTCCTGAATATGGACGTCTTCGACGATTTTAGGCGCCCGGCACGCGAATATAAAACGCCGAAAGCACTTACGGTAAAGGAAGTTTCCGCGTTATTGGAAGCTTCGGCCTTGTCGCCCCGCTCCCATCTATTAGTCGGACTCGCCTACTATGAAGGACTCCGCGTTGGAGAAATCGTCCGCCTAAAATGGGGACAGTTCGATTTAAACAAGAAATCTTTATATGTCGATTCGCCAGTTCCCACTCAAAAAAGGACGGTGATCTTAGACAATGATCTCTTAAAAATCCTAAAGCGATTCGAAAAAGAAGTCGGCGCCGAAAAAGGATCCCATCTCTTTCCGGGAAAATTCCAAGGCAAACCCTTAACATCGCGTAACGTGGAGCGATTAATCGGTGATTTGGCAAAAGAAGCGGGAATAAAGACAATCGTGACTTTATTTACTCTCCGGCATAGCCGCGCCGTTCATCAGTTAGCGGAAGGAAAAACGTTGGAGGAGATTAGAGACTTTCTAGGGCATAAGAGTCTTGCTACGACCGAAAGTTATCTACCGATTCGAAAAAACCTTCGCCCGCAAGTTCGGCAAAAACATATTCAAGACGCCTTGAAGGAAATTAGAAAGAAATATAGTAAGTAA